The Variovorax paradoxus B4 genome includes a region encoding these proteins:
- a CDS encoding NAD(P)/FAD-dependent oxidoreductase: MKRSADVIVVGGGLHGLSSALHLARRGLAVIVLEAEFCGRHASGVNAGGVRTLGRHVAEIPLALASRAMWHRLAELVGDDAGFAPSGQLKVAETDEELQTLRDTVAHLHSLGFGHEELVDARQVRELVPAIAPHVVGAIWARDDGHALPYRAVTAFRLASQRAGAQVHEETRVERIDHRAGRWHVATTRGSFDATHLVNAAGAWAGTLAAQAGDPVPVEGGGLMLMITHRAPPFVTPVLGATGRPLSFKQFANGTVLIGGGLRCTADLDARHGIVDMPKLARSARTVTDLFPHLKPLGVNRAWAGVEAFMPDGIPVIGPSRAAPNLVHAFGFSAHGFELGPIGGQIVAELVTEGRSTLPIEAFAVDRFARRTAATFQPLQEGSPS, from the coding sequence ATGAAGCGATCGGCGGATGTGATCGTCGTGGGTGGCGGCCTGCATGGCCTGTCGAGCGCGCTGCATCTTGCGCGGCGCGGGCTTGCAGTCATCGTGCTCGAAGCCGAGTTCTGCGGCCGCCACGCCTCCGGCGTGAACGCGGGCGGCGTGCGAACGCTCGGGCGCCACGTCGCCGAAATTCCGCTCGCGCTGGCATCGCGGGCGATGTGGCACCGGCTGGCCGAGCTCGTCGGCGACGACGCGGGCTTCGCGCCCAGCGGCCAGCTGAAGGTTGCCGAGACCGACGAAGAACTGCAGACGCTGCGCGACACCGTCGCGCATCTGCATTCGCTCGGCTTCGGCCATGAAGAACTCGTCGACGCCCGACAGGTGCGCGAGCTCGTGCCCGCGATCGCGCCGCACGTCGTCGGCGCCATCTGGGCGCGCGACGACGGCCATGCCTTGCCGTACCGCGCCGTCACCGCATTCCGGCTTGCATCCCAGCGCGCCGGCGCGCAAGTGCACGAGGAGACGCGCGTCGAGCGCATTGACCATCGCGCCGGCCGCTGGCACGTGGCGACCACGCGCGGCAGCTTCGACGCCACCCATCTGGTCAACGCCGCGGGCGCCTGGGCCGGCACGCTGGCCGCGCAAGCCGGCGACCCGGTGCCGGTCGAAGGGGGCGGGCTGATGCTCATGATCACGCATCGCGCGCCGCCCTTCGTCACGCCGGTGCTCGGCGCGACCGGCCGGCCGCTGTCCTTCAAGCAGTTCGCGAACGGCACGGTGCTGATCGGCGGCGGGCTGCGCTGCACCGCGGACCTCGACGCGCGGCACGGCATCGTCGACATGCCGAAGCTCGCACGCAGCGCGCGCACGGTGACCGACCTGTTCCCGCACCTGAAGCCGCTGGGCGTCAACCGCGCCTGGGCCGGCGTCGAGGCCTTCATGCCCGACGGCATTCCCGTGATCGGCCCGAGCCGCGCGGCACCGAATCTCGTGCATGCCTTCGGCTTTTCGGCGCACGGCTTCGAGCTCGGGCCGATCGGCGGGCAGATCGTTGCCGAGCTCGTGACCGAAGGCCGCAGCACGCTGCCCATCGAAGCCTTTGCCGTCGATCGCTTCGCGCGTCGAACAGCCGCAACTTTTCAACCACTCCAAGAAGGAAGCCCCTCATGA
- a CDS encoding alpha/beta fold hydrolase → MYIEQGGEGPDLLLMLHGMGATGAVWSPMCAEAGARWSGRWVVLDLPGHGRSDRLDSYAIGQYAASVARAALPHIHPEGRLVVLGHSLGGVIALALATGWFGLAPHRVFAAGIKIAWSDEELRRMETLASQPARTFATEEEAWDRYLKVCGLAGIAGAAAPAVARGIAQGTDGWRLAMDPRAHAVGKPPLSELAALARCPVHLARGRHDALVTMEQTRSLDPEARDLGPHGHNVMVEAPGQVWDWMASFT, encoded by the coding sequence ATGTACATCGAACAAGGCGGCGAAGGCCCGGACCTGCTCCTCATGCTGCACGGCATGGGCGCAACGGGCGCGGTGTGGTCGCCCATGTGCGCCGAGGCCGGCGCTCGCTGGAGCGGCCGCTGGGTCGTGCTCGACCTGCCGGGCCATGGCCGGTCCGACCGGCTGGACTCCTATGCCATCGGCCAGTACGCCGCCAGTGTGGCGCGCGCTGCGCTGCCGCACATCCATCCCGAGGGCCGCCTCGTGGTGCTCGGGCATTCGCTCGGCGGGGTGATCGCCCTCGCGCTGGCCACGGGCTGGTTCGGCCTCGCGCCGCACCGGGTGTTCGCGGCCGGCATCAAGATCGCGTGGAGCGACGAAGAGCTGCGCCGCATGGAGACGCTGGCGTCACAGCCGGCCAGGACATTCGCCACGGAAGAAGAGGCGTGGGACAGGTACCTGAAGGTCTGCGGCCTTGCCGGGATCGCCGGCGCCGCGGCCCCCGCCGTTGCGCGGGGCATCGCGCAGGGCACTGATGGCTGGCGTCTCGCAATGGATCCCCGGGCCCATGCCGTGGGCAAGCCGCCGCTGTCCGAACTGGCGGCGCTGGCGCGCTGCCCCGTCCATCTCGCCCGCGGGCGCCACGATGCGCTGGTCACGATGGAGCAGACCCGCTCCCTCGATCCCGAGGCCCGGGACCTGGGGCCGCATGGCCACAACGTGATGGTCGAGGCGCCCGGCCAGGTCTGGGATTGGATGGCCTCGTTCACATGA
- a CDS encoding (2Fe-2S)-binding protein — MPTDVRFRSLVPADASPRGEPMVTLFFDGRALQAPAGCSVAAALLANGVSTFRTTPVSGAPRAPYCMMGACFDCLVEIDGQPNRQSCLVAVAEGMQVKTQAGLRSFDGAGTVIAEEAAHVE; from the coding sequence ATGCCCACTGACGTCCGCTTTCGCTCCCTGGTTCCGGCCGATGCTTCGCCGCGCGGCGAGCCGATGGTCACCCTGTTCTTCGATGGCCGCGCCCTGCAGGCGCCGGCCGGCTGCAGCGTGGCCGCGGCCCTGCTCGCCAACGGCGTCTCGACCTTCCGCACCACGCCCGTGAGCGGGGCGCCGCGCGCGCCCTACTGCATGATGGGCGCCTGCTTCGATTGCCTGGTCGAGATCGACGGCCAGCCCAACCGCCAGAGCTGCCTCGTCGCGGTGGCCGAGGGCATGCAGGTCAAGACCCAGGCCGGCCTGCGTTCTTTCGACGGCGCTGGCACCGTGATTGCCGAAGAGGCTGCCCATGTCGAATGA
- a CDS encoding RNA methyltransferase has translation MRIHELKQRLREAGAGPSHAQRILRLWSHALPRNSGRRLPASFFPSSLLAALPAIEAELAGLARIHAVHPGADGSERLLVALADGQTVESVLLPRDGLCVSSQVGCAVGCRFCMTGRDGLLRQVGSAEIIAQVALARMRRPVRKVVFMGMGEPAHNLDNVMEAIELLGTVGNIGHKNLVFSTVGDPRAFERLQQARVRPALALSLHTTKADLRKKLLPRAPNMTPEELVGAGERYARATGYPIQYQWTLLEGVNDGPEEIEGIVRLLSGKYGVLNMIPFNAVDGVAFSRPSWERCEQMARTLHQRGILTKLRQSAGQDVDGGCGQLRARAAEAAEMRVVPIRPLM, from the coding sequence ATGCGAATCCACGAACTGAAACAACGGCTGCGGGAAGCCGGCGCGGGCCCCAGCCACGCGCAGCGCATCTTGCGGCTGTGGTCCCATGCGCTGCCGCGAAACAGCGGCCGGCGCCTGCCGGCGAGCTTCTTTCCGTCGTCGCTGCTGGCCGCCCTGCCCGCCATCGAAGCCGAGCTTGCGGGACTCGCGCGCATCCACGCGGTGCATCCCGGCGCCGATGGGTCCGAGCGGCTGCTCGTCGCCCTTGCCGACGGCCAGACGGTGGAGAGCGTGCTGCTGCCGCGCGACGGGCTGTGCGTCTCGTCGCAGGTGGGCTGCGCGGTCGGATGCCGGTTCTGCATGACGGGGCGCGACGGATTGCTGCGCCAGGTGGGAAGCGCCGAGATCATTGCCCAGGTCGCCCTCGCGCGCATGCGCCGGCCGGTGCGCAAGGTGGTGTTCATGGGCATGGGCGAACCGGCCCACAACCTGGACAACGTGATGGAGGCCATCGAGCTGCTCGGCACGGTGGGCAACATCGGCCACAAGAACCTGGTGTTCTCCACGGTGGGCGATCCGCGCGCGTTCGAGAGGCTGCAGCAGGCACGCGTCAGGCCCGCGCTGGCGCTCTCCCTGCACACGACCAAGGCCGACCTGCGCAAGAAGCTCCTTCCGCGCGCGCCGAACATGACGCCCGAGGAACTGGTCGGCGCAGGCGAGCGCTACGCACGGGCCACCGGCTACCCGATCCAGTACCAGTGGACGCTGCTGGAAGGCGTCAACGACGGGCCGGAGGAGATCGAAGGCATCGTGAGGCTGCTCTCCGGCAAGTACGGCGTGCTGAACATGATCCCGTTCAACGCGGTGGATGGCGTGGCGTTCAGCCGCCCGTCGTGGGAGCGCTGCGAGCAGATGGCGCGCACGCTGCACCAGCGGGGCATCCTGACGAAGCTGCGCCAATCGGCCGGCCAGGATGTCGACGGCGGATGCGGCCAGCTGAGGGCGCGCGCAGCCGAAGCAGCCGAAATGCGGGTGGTGCCGATTCGTCCGCTCATGTGA
- a CDS encoding RidA family protein has product MSDIQRYDSNARLSRIVVHNSVAYLAGVTANDRSGDAQAQAADILAKIDGYLASVGTNKSRLLSVQIWLQDIDRDFAGLNAAWAAWIPADAMPTRATCEARLAAPDLRVEIIVTAAL; this is encoded by the coding sequence ATGAGCGACATCCAGCGCTACGACTCCAACGCGCGCCTTTCCCGCATCGTCGTGCACAACTCGGTGGCCTACCTCGCGGGCGTCACCGCGAACGACCGCAGCGGCGACGCCCAGGCGCAGGCCGCCGACATCCTTGCCAAGATCGACGGCTACCTCGCGAGCGTCGGCACGAACAAGTCGCGCCTGCTGTCGGTGCAGATCTGGCTGCAGGACATCGACCGCGACTTCGCCGGCCTGAACGCCGCCTGGGCGGCGTGGATTCCTGCCGATGCCATGCCCACCCGCGCCACCTGCGAAGCCAGGCTGGCCGCGCCCGATCTGCGCGTCGAGATCATCGTGACCGCGGCGCTATAG
- a CDS encoding NAD(P)/FAD-dependent oxidoreductase yields MNTSDLIVVGGGLVGTALAYGAARNGTRVTVLDEGDDAFRASRGNFGLVWVQGKGFGMTPYARWTMQSAAQWPQLAEALNADTGIDVQLRQPGGFHFCFSDDELQAREARMRSIGDALDGDYAFEMLDHASLKARLPGVGPAVAGASYTRMDGHANPLKLLRALHAACRHHGVRFAQGSRVTRITPRAGGFEIETRAATWHAPRVVLAAGLGSRELAPQVGLHAPVQPNRGQVLVGERVARFLDHPTTYVRQTDEGTIQLGDSLEDVGLDDGTTAEVLSTIARRGVRSFPVLESLRLVRAWGALRVMTPDGFPIYQASTQCPGAFVVTCHSGVTLAANHAFSIAPWIAGSAGNGVPAGIQSFSGDRFLNGNETFHHAH; encoded by the coding sequence ATGAACACAAGTGATTTGATCGTCGTCGGTGGCGGCCTGGTCGGCACCGCGCTGGCCTACGGCGCGGCGCGCAACGGCACTCGCGTGACCGTCCTCGACGAGGGCGACGATGCGTTTCGCGCGTCGCGCGGCAACTTCGGGCTCGTATGGGTCCAGGGCAAGGGGTTCGGCATGACGCCGTATGCGCGCTGGACGATGCAGTCGGCCGCGCAATGGCCGCAGCTCGCCGAGGCACTGAACGCCGACACCGGCATCGACGTGCAACTGCGCCAGCCCGGTGGCTTTCATTTCTGCTTTTCCGACGACGAGCTGCAGGCACGCGAAGCGCGCATGCGCAGCATCGGCGACGCGCTCGACGGCGACTACGCCTTCGAGATGCTGGACCATGCATCGCTGAAGGCGCGGCTGCCCGGGGTCGGACCCGCGGTCGCGGGCGCGAGCTACACGCGGATGGACGGCCACGCGAATCCGTTGAAGCTGCTGCGCGCGCTCCACGCGGCCTGCCGTCATCACGGCGTGCGTTTCGCGCAGGGCAGCCGGGTGACGCGGATCACGCCGCGGGCCGGCGGCTTCGAGATCGAGACCCGTGCAGCCACATGGCATGCACCGCGCGTCGTGCTCGCGGCCGGCCTCGGCAGCCGCGAACTGGCGCCGCAGGTCGGCCTGCATGCGCCGGTGCAGCCCAACCGGGGCCAGGTGCTGGTCGGCGAACGCGTCGCCCGCTTTCTCGACCATCCGACCACCTACGTGCGCCAGACGGACGAGGGCACGATCCAGCTCGGCGATTCGCTCGAGGACGTCGGCCTGGACGACGGAACGACCGCCGAGGTGCTCAGCACCATCGCGCGCCGCGGCGTGCGCAGCTTCCCGGTGCTGGAGAGCCTGCGGCTGGTGCGCGCATGGGGCGCGCTGCGGGTGATGACGCCCGACGGCTTTCCCATCTACCAGGCATCGACGCAGTGTCCCGGCGCCTTCGTCGTGACCTGCCACAGCGGCGTGACGCTGGCCGCCAACCACGCGTTCTCCATTGCGCCGTGGATCGCCGGCAGCGCCGGGAACGGCGTTCCGGCCGGCATCCAGTCCTTCAGCGGCGACCGCTTCCTCAACGGCAACGAGACCTTTCACCATGCCCACTGA
- a CDS encoding NAD(P)/FAD-dependent oxidoreductase, whose protein sequence is MSNERCDIAIVGAGPAGMSAAIAAARLGASVVVLDEQRGAGGQIYRAITDAPARRVDLLGPDYAAGRSLAEAFAASGARHLTNAAVWQVTPEGAVHYLRDGATFTLQAERVVLCAGAMERPFPIPGWTLPGVFTAGAAQILLKSADVVPVEPVVLAGCGPLLYLLGWQYVRAGVPIRALVDTTSMEDYRRALPRLGGALAGWRYLKKGLSLMRALKRAGVPFHTGAENLAAEGREGQDGVAALRFTAGGKAHCIETSTLLLHHGVVPNTQFTWSLRARHTWDDAQLCWRPKADAWGALDVPGIHVAGDGLGIGGALAAARQGELAALGAMHGLGRITTGERDKLAAPLRAALREHLRIRPFLDALYRPKKANRIPADDVIVCRCEEVAAGDIRHFVALGCDGPNQAKAFGRCGMGPCQGRQCGLTVTELIADARGVTPAEVGYYRIRPPIKPISLGELAGAE, encoded by the coding sequence ATGTCGAATGAGCGTTGCGACATCGCCATCGTTGGCGCCGGACCGGCCGGCATGTCGGCCGCCATCGCTGCCGCGCGGCTCGGCGCCAGCGTCGTCGTGCTCGACGAGCAGCGCGGTGCGGGCGGGCAGATCTATCGCGCCATCACCGACGCGCCGGCACGACGGGTCGACCTGCTCGGGCCGGACTACGCCGCCGGCCGCTCGCTCGCCGAGGCCTTCGCCGCAAGCGGCGCCCGGCACCTCACCAACGCCGCGGTCTGGCAGGTCACGCCCGAAGGCGCTGTGCACTACCTGCGCGACGGCGCGACTTTCACGCTGCAGGCCGAACGCGTCGTGCTTTGCGCGGGCGCGATGGAGCGTCCATTCCCGATCCCGGGCTGGACGCTGCCGGGCGTGTTCACCGCCGGTGCCGCGCAGATCCTCTTGAAGAGCGCCGACGTGGTGCCGGTCGAGCCCGTCGTGCTGGCAGGCTGCGGACCGCTGCTCTACCTGCTCGGCTGGCAGTACGTGCGCGCCGGCGTGCCCATTCGCGCGCTGGTCGACACGACATCGATGGAAGACTACCGCCGCGCGCTCCCGCGCCTCGGCGGCGCGCTGGCCGGCTGGCGCTACCTGAAGAAGGGACTGTCGCTCATGCGCGCGCTCAAGCGCGCCGGCGTGCCCTTCCATACTGGCGCCGAGAACCTCGCGGCGGAAGGCCGGGAGGGCCAGGACGGCGTGGCGGCGCTGCGCTTCACCGCCGGCGGCAAGGCGCATTGCATCGAGACCTCCACCCTGCTGCTGCACCACGGCGTGGTGCCGAACACGCAGTTCACCTGGTCGCTGCGGGCCAGGCACACCTGGGACGACGCGCAACTGTGCTGGCGGCCCAAGGCCGACGCCTGGGGTGCGCTCGACGTGCCCGGCATCCACGTCGCCGGCGATGGCCTCGGCATCGGCGGTGCGCTGGCGGCGGCGCGGCAGGGTGAGCTTGCGGCGCTCGGCGCGATGCATGGGCTCGGCCGGATCACGACCGGCGAGCGCGACAAGCTCGCTGCACCGCTTCGCGCGGCGTTGCGCGAGCACCTGCGCATCCGACCCTTCCTCGATGCGCTGTACCGGCCCAAGAAAGCCAACCGCATTCCGGCCGACGACGTGATCGTGTGCCGCTGCGAGGAAGTCGCCGCCGGTGACATCCGGCATTTCGTGGCGCTCGGCTGCGACGGACCGAACCAGGCGAAGGCTTTCGGGCGCTGCGGCATGGGCCCGTGCCAGGGGCGCCAGTGCGGACTGACCGTGACCGAGCTGATCGCGGACGCGCGCGGCGTGACGCCGGCCGAAGTGGGCTACTACCGCATCCGGCCGCCGATCAAGCCGATCTCGCTGGGCGAGCTCGCGGGCGCGGAATGA